A genomic region of Brassica napus cultivar Da-Ae unplaced genomic scaffold, Da-Ae ScsIHWf_629;HRSCAF=925, whole genome shotgun sequence contains the following coding sequences:
- the LOC106390376 gene encoding protein RALF-like 14 has translation MNPLKFLLIVVAILVALCPAIVQSRQIKCDQLGENCIVDGEETMKMRLGLDVSRRILQATRYINYDALKHDVPAKQHGQEDRADNTYRRGCTLATECYRLTN, from the coding sequence ATGAATCCTTTGAAGTTCTTGTTAATCGTTGTGGCCATCTTGGTGGCCTTATGTCCAGCAATAGTCCAATCTCGACAAATAAAATGTGACCAGTTGGGTGAGAATTGCATCGTGGATGGAGAAGAGACCATGAAAATGAGATTAGGTTTGGATGTGAGCCGTAGGATTCTCCAAGCCACACGATATATAAATTACGATGCATTGAAGCACGACGTACCAGCTAAACAACATGGTCAAGAGGACCGAGCGGATAACACATATCGTCGAGGTTGTACTCTCGCTACAGAATGTTATCGGCTTACGAATTAA